The DNA sequence CGGGTATCGATATTATTGTGAATACACTCGAAACCGACAAGGCCAGTTCCAAGGATGATGCGGTAAAAAGGATATATCTGCGCTTGCGAAACATCGTACCGCATTCGCTGGAAGTTGCGGAAAATATGATTGCGGCGATGCTGTTTGATCCGCGGCGATTTGACCTGGGCCGGGTCGGGCGTCTCAAGCTGAATCAGCGGCTCTGGCTCAGGACCAGTCCGAATCAGACTGCGCTTGATATCAATGATATCTTTTCAATTATTGACCGAATCCTGCGAATCGCGGCAGAAGCGCAGCTGGCAGTACTCAAGATCGAATGCAAAGACAGGCATGATGTAGATACGATTGTCAATCTATTGACAGAGAGTGGCGCTGCTCCTGATAAATACGAGTTTTTTGATCGTAATCGCATAGTGGAACTGTGGTTTAAATCTGAGGATTTGGGAAAGCTGGCGCGCGAGATTTTACATCGGGCGGGCTACAAATCAGATTTGCAGATGTTCCGATACGGGCTGGATGATGTTGATCATCTGGGCAGCAGGCGGGTAAGAAGAGTCGGGGAGCTGCTGGAGAACCAGTTCCGGCTCGCATTGACCCAGCTTGCTCAAAATGTCCGGGAAAGGGCAGCGTTTGTTGACGATGCGCAGCTGGTGCCTCAGGAGTTGGTGAATACTCGGGTAGTTGCAAATGCGGTCATGCAGTTTTTTACCCAGAGCCAGCTGTGTCAGTTTATGGAGCAGACCAACCCGCTTGCTGAGTTGACGCATAAGCGGCGGGTTTCGACTCTTGGTCCCGGAGGATTAACCAAGGAGACGGCCGGCTTTGAAGTCCGCGATGTGCATTATTCTCATTACGGCCGGCTCTGTCCGATTGAAACTCCTGAAGGTCCGAATATCGGTTTAATTGCCACGGTTGCCACTTACGCCCGTATTGATCCTTACGGATTTATTAGTACTCCTTACTGGCAGGTAAAGGATGGCAGGGTGATCATGGGGAAGGGAAAGGAGGTTTACCTAACGCCTGATGAGGAGGACCGTTATACTATTGCTCAAGCGACCTCGGAACTCCTTCCCGATGGCAGTTTTGCCAAATCGGAGGTTATCTGTCGTCGACGGGGCGATGTAGTGGTAGTCCCGGTGGAAGAAGTTGATTTTATAGATGTTTCTCCGAAGCAGCTGTTTGCTCCTTCAACAGTTATGATTCCGTTTCTGGAGCATGACGATGCTGACCGGGCATTAATGGGTGCCAACATGCAGCGGCAGGCGGTTCCGCTCCTCGTGCCTCAGAAACCATTAGTGGCTACCGGAGTTGAAGAGAAATTTGCGACTGAATCGGGTGCAGTGGTTATTGCTCAGGAGGATGGAATTGTTACAAAAGTTGATGCCAGACGGATCATTGTTCGCACTGAAAAGGGGCTGGTAGAACACCGGTTGATAAAATACCGGAAATCCAATCAGTATACCTGTCTGAACCAGCGGCCGGTAGTCCGGGTTGGTGATGAGGTGAAAAAAGGAGATCTGCTCGCCGACGGACCGGCGACAGATGAGGGCCAGCTGGCGCTGGGGAGGAATGTGCTGGTGGCGTTTGTGCCCTGGCGGGGATATAATTACGAAGATGCGATTATCGTTTCCGAAGATTTATTAAAAGAAGACGCGTTTACATCTATTCAGATTCTGGAGTTTGAAATCCAAGCCCGGGAGACGCGGTTAGGCCCGGAGCAGATTACTCGTGATATTCCCGGAGCAACTGAAGACGAGCTGAGGAATCTGGATGAGTTTGGAATTGTGCGGATCGGAGCGGAGGTTGGTCCTGGTGATATCCTTGTGGGCAGGATTACCCCCAAGGGGGAAACTGAATACACTCCAGAAGAACGGCTTTTGAGAGCGATTTTCGGAGAGAAGGCAGCAAATGTAAAGGATACATCATTACGGGTGGAACCCGGGGTTTTTGGGACAGTAATTGATCGGCGAATTCTCTCCCGGAAACTTAATGACCGACTTTCCCGCCGGCTGGAAAAGGAACGGGTGAATGAGGCAGAAAATCGTTATGAGGTGAAGAAAGAGTTTTTCCGCCAGCGGCGCGATGAGAAGTTGAGGGCATTACTTAAAGGGCATAAGGCAGCAGCCAATGCCCGGACAAGCAAGGGGAAGATTGTTCATAAAGCCGGGCTGGTAATGGATGATGAGTTTCTTAATTCGGAAGAATTTTCCAATGTTGTTAACTTTGAGCAGCTGTTGGTCAATCCCAGACTCCAGGATGAAATACGGCAGGTACTGAAGGAATATGATGACGCGCTAACCAAGGCTCAGGCGGAAAAGAGAAATGAAGAGGAAAGGGCAACGCGGGGTGACGAACTGCCTCATGGTGTATTGCAGTCCGTGACGATTTTTATTGCCCAGAAGCGGCGACTGGCGGTTGGTGACAAATTCGCCGGGCGGCATGGTAACAAGGGAGTGGTCTCCAAAATTTTGCCGGTTGAAGATATGCCCTATGTTGCTGTTAATCCCCAGGAAGCCGAGAGCAATACGATCAAAGAAATGCGTGGATTGCCAGTTGATATGGTCCTGAATCCGCTGGGCGTGCCGTCGCGAATGAACTTAGGGCAGGTTTTAGAGGCACATCTGGGCTGGGCGGCACGGGTTCTGGGATATCAGGCGGTGTGTCCGGTTTTTGAAAGCGCAACCCCCGAGGAAATCAAAGAGGAGTTGAAGAGAGCCGGATTGCCGGCAGATGGTAAGATTGTCTTGTACGACGGCCGAACCGGAGAGCCGTTCAAGGGAAAGGTTACGGTAGGTGTAATGTACATGATGAAGCTGATTCATATGGTAGATGATAAAATCCATGCCCGCTCAACCGGTAAATATTCATTAATTACTCAGCAGCCGCTGGGTGGTAAGGCGCAATTTGGCGGACAGCGTTTTGGCGAGATGGAAGTATGGGCTCTTGAGGCTTATGGTGCAGCGCATGCTTTACAGGAGATGCTGACGATTAAGTCTGATGATGTGGAGGGGAGAAGCGCACTTTATGAGGCACTGATCCGGGGCAAAAACCCACCGCGTCCCAAGGCGCCAGCTTCATTTGCGGTTCTGATTAAGGAGTTACAGGGTTTGGGATTGGAACTGATTCCGGAAAGGGAAAAGAAAATATAATAATGCGGGGAATTTTTGAGGTGAGGAGGTCGGATGAGCAGTGAAAGAGAATTCGTGTATGATTTTGATTCACTTCGGTTAAGACTTGCGTCACCAGAAACAATAAGGAGCTGGTCGAGTGGTGAGGTAATTAAACCGGAAACGATTAATTATCGCACTCAGAAGCCGGAAAAGGATGGTCTGTTCTGTGAGCGAATTTTTGGACCCGTAAAAGATTATGAATGCAACTGCGGTAAGTACAAGCGAGTTAGGTACAAAGGTATTGTCTGTGACCGATGTGGAGTGGAGGTGACGCTTTCTTCGGTGCGGCGCCATCGCATGGGACATATCGAACTGGCGGTACCGGTTGCACATACGCTCTTTTATCAGGTGCCGCCATCGAAGATTGGATTAATACTGGATTTGACGATTAATCAGGTGGAGACAATTCTTAATTATGAAGTCTACATCGTCATTCAGCCAGGTGCTTCACCTTTCAAAAAAATGGATCTCTTAGATGAAGAACAATACCGGGAGGCACTCGAAAGAAGGTACGACGGATTTGAAGCTGATACTGGTGCAGTTGCGCTTAAAAAGCTGCTTGCTTTGATTGAGCTTGATGATTTAGCAGCTGATTTGAGGGCAAGAATAAAGCACGAGACTTCGCGGCGGTTCAGCCTGCTGCGCCGTCTGCGGGTAGTGGAGGCATTTCGTAATTCGGGAGCCAGACCGGAATGGATGATTCTGGATGTTCTTCCAGTGATTCCGCCAGACTTGCGACCACTGGTGCCACTGGAGGGGGGGCGTTATGCGACTTCAGATTTGAATGATCTCTATAAGCGGGTCATAGTGCGTAACAACCGGCTGAAACATCTTATGTCCATTCGGACTCCTGAGATTATTCTCAAGAATGAAAAGCGGATGCTCCAGGATGCAGTTGATGCGCTATTTTTGAATGAATCGCGTCCCAAACCGGTGAGGGGTAAAGCCGGGCGTCCCTTGAAATCACTCTGCGAAGCATTGCGGGGTAAGCAGGGAAGATTCCGGCGCAATCTGCTCGGTAAAAGGGTTGATTACTCAGGGAGATCGGTAATTGTGGTTGACCCGACTTTAAAGTTGCATCAATGCAGTCTTCCCAAGGAGATGGCACTGGAGCTCTTTAAACCGATGATTCTGAGACGACTGGAAGAACGTAAGCTTGCCGACAGTGAACGGGGTGCCAAACTTATGTATCGGCAGGAGGCACCGGAAGTGTGGGAAGTACTGGAGGAGGTTACAAAGGACCATCCTGTGCTGCTGAACCGGGCACCCACACTGCATCGTGTTTCAATCGAGGCCTTTTATCCGGTGTTATCTGAACATCGAGCGATTGGGATTCATCCCCTGGTTTGTCCGCCGTTTAATGCTGATTTTGATGGTGATACGATGTCGGTGCATGTTCCTGTGACTCCTGAAGGGATTCTGGAAGCAGCAGTTTTGATGCTGGCACCGCATAATATTCTGTCCCCAGCACACGGAAAACCATTGATGGTTCCATCACAGGATATTGTTGCCGGGATATACTATATTACTAAAACAAAACCCGGAGAACCCAAACCTGCTGGTTCGTTTGATGATTTTCATACCGTGCGCTCGGCATTTGATCTCAACGAATTTGATCTCCACGAATGGATTAATTTTCGATATCAGGGTAAGCTTATTCTGACAACAATAGGCCGTGTGCTGTTTAATGCCGTACTGCCCGAAGGGCTTCGATTTGTAAATGATACCGTTCCCAAGGAAAAACTCGTTGGGCTAATCGACCGGTGTGCACGGACACTGGGGCTTGATGTTACTGTAAAGCTTCTGGATGATCTGAAGGATCTGGGTTTTGAGATGGCAACTAAATCCGGATTGTCGATTGGAATGGATGATGTTGTGGTGCCAAAGGAAAAGCAGAAGATACTGGAACGCAGTGACGAAGAAGTAAGGAAGGTCCAGAAGGCGTATGATCGGGGATTGATGACTGAATCAGAAAAATACAACAAGATTGTTAACATCTGGACACTAGCGACTGCGGAGGTTGAGGAAGCACTGATGGGGAGATTGCGTCAGGACCAGGATGGTTTTAACCCAGTCTTTATGCTGATTGATTCCGGGGCACGCGGTTCCCGGACGCAGGCAGCGCAGCTGGGTGGAATGCGAGGGTTGATGGCAAAGCCTCAGAGGAGAACCGTGGGAGAGGAAGTTATAGAAACGCCAATCAAAAGTTCCTTCCGTGAAGGGCTCTCAGTGTGGGAGTACTTCATTTCCACCCATGGTGCACGCAAGGGATTGACCGACACTGCCCTAAAGACGGCGGAAGCGGGGTATCTCACCCGCAGGCTCGTTGATGTAGCACAGGATGTGGTCATTACAATGGAGGATTGCGGGACAATTGTCGGCCAAGAGGTCACTGCGCTGCGTGAAGGAACTGATATTATTGAGCCGCTGAATGAGCGGATTGCCGGTCGTTTTGCGCTGGATGATATCGTGAATCCGGTGACCAAGGAGGTAATTGTCCGGGCCGGTGAGGAAATCACTGATCAGGCAGCTGAGGAAATCGAAAATTGCGGTATTGAAATGGTAAGGGTGCGTTCCGTTCTAACCTGTGAGGCTCCCAATGGTTTGTGTGTGAAGTGTTATGGTCGCAACATGGCGACAGGGAGAATCGTTGAAATCGGCGAGGCAGTTGGTATTGTGGCAGCGCAGTCAATCGGTGAGCCCGGGACACAGTTAACGCTGAAGACTTTCCATGTTGGTGGTGTAGCCGCACGGGTTGCTGAACAGACAAAGGCATTTGCACGTTTCGCGGGGAAAATCAAATTTGAGAATCTGACTGTCAGCAGACGCAGCGATGGGGAATCGACAACTTTGGTGCAGGGGAAGATAATGTTACTGTCAGCGGAGCGTCAGATCCCATACAGCGTGCCGGTGGGAGCGCTGATTCGAGTGGAAGATGGACAGGAAGTTAAGGAAGGTGATGTTTTGTTTGAATGGGAACCTTATTCCATTTCGCTTCTTGCCCAAGTTAAAGGGAAGATAAAATTTAGAGATATCGAAGTAGGGAGAACACTCAGGGAAGATATAGATGAACAGACCGATCGAATGCAGAGGATAATTATCGAAGACCGGTTGCGGAAACTGCACCCAATGATTGAGCTTGTGGATGAACGGGGTAAGGTGGCAGATCGATGCCCGCTCCCGGCCGGGTCATATTTAATGGTTGAAGAGGGGCAGAGTGTGTTGCCGGGTGATGTGCTGGCGAGGCTCGTCCGGGAGATGGCGCGAACCCGGGATATTACTGGCGGTCTTCCCAAAGTAGCGGAGCTGTTCGAGGCAAAGAGAGTTAAATCGCCAGCGGTAATTTCAGAAATCGATGGGACGGTTGAGGTTGGTGAACCCAAAGAAGGTAAGCGACTGGTTAGAGTGCTTTCGGATGGCGGGGCAGTGAAGGAGTATGAGATACCTTACGGAAAATATCTCCTCGTCCAGACAGGAGATCGAGTTAAAGCCGGGGACAAGTTGTGTGAAGGCTCAGTTGATCCTCATGATGTGCTTAAAGTAAAAGGGTGGCTTGCCGTGCAGGAGTTCTTGACTAACCAGATTCAGGCGGTTTATCGGTTGCAGAAGGTAAAAATCAACGATAAGCATATTTCAATAATAGTGCGGCAGATGCTACGCAAAGTGCGAATTGAAGACGCCGGAGATTCCAACTTTATTGAGGGAGAAATTGTCGAACGGCGTCGAGTACTGGAAGAGAATGAAAGGCTGCTGGCTGAAGGTTTGCGACCGGCAAGCTACCAACCGATTTTGCTTGGTATTACCCGAGCCGCTCTCCTGACGGAAAGTTTCCTCTCGGCAGCCTCATTTCAGGAGACAACGCGCGTGCTTTCCGAAGCTGCGATTCAGGGACGAGAAGATAAGCTCCGTGGCTTAAAAGAAAATGTAATAGTCGGAAGATTGATTCCTGCCGGGACCGGTTTCCGCGAGTTCAGCAGAATCAAACTGGTGACAGCCGAAGAAGAAAAACAGCAAGAGGAGGCGGCTTAGTAGATTATGGTGTGGCTTGTAATCGGGATTAATTTGGTGTATAATTCTATAAAGGAGATAATATGCCGACGATTAATCAGTTGGTGAGGAAACCGCGTAAGAAAGTTAGGGCGAAATCGAAGACCCCGGCACTGCTGGGTAATCCTCAGAAGCGGGGAGTATGTACTCGTGTATACACAACTACCCCCAAGAAACCGAATTCAGCATTGCGTAAGGTTTGCAAGGTGCGTCTTACTTCGGGATATGAGGTGACTGCTTACATCCCCGGTGAAGGACATAATCTGCAGGAACATTCAATCGTTCTTGTCCGGGGGGGGCGTGTAAAAGATTTACCCGGTGTTCGTTATCATGTAGTTAGAGGAGTTTATGATTGCAGCGGTGTGGAAGGAAGAAAGCAGGCACGCAGTCAATACGGTGTAAAGCGGCCCAAGCAATCTGCAGGATAAAGGGAGAATTATGGCAAGGAGAGGCAAATACAAAGTTCATACCGTAGCTCCTGATCCGAAGTACAATTCGGTACTGGTTGCTAAATTTATCAATAAATTAATGTGGGACGGCAAGAAGACGGTTGCGCAAAAGATATTTTATGAGGCGCTGGCTCTGGCAGAAAAGAAAGCCGGCGAGGACGGTTATTCGATTTTCCAAAAGGCAATTAACAATGTAAAGCCGGTACTTGAGGTTAGACCCCGTCGAGTCGGAGGGGCTACTTATCAGATTCCAATGGAAGTCTCACCGCGGCGCAGGGATGCTTTGGCAATTAAATGGCTAGTAGAAGCAGCTCGTGCCCGGGGAGAGTATACTATGATTGAACGTCTGGCAAATGAATTGATTGATGCCAGTAAAAAACAGGGCGCAGCATTTAAGAAAAAGGAAGATACTCATAAGATGGCGGAAGCCAACCGAGCATTTGCTCATTATCGCTGGTGAACTGGAATTGAATAAAATAACAGAGTTTTTAACAGGATCAATCAGATAGATTGTTGTTCCCGGCAGTTCTCAAGTCTAAAAGTTTCAATTGGACTCTGTTATTGCTGTTGAATGTGCCGTTTGCCAGAGTATAACAGATATCAAGATACCCCGGCTGACCGATGCGAAGATTGAGTATGTCTCTGCTTCGGTTCCAGGCTATAACCGATACAACAGTGTTACCGGAGCGCACTTTGAATTTGAGGTGTTCTTTATTTCTGCCGATACGCTGAGGATAACCTACGATTTCCAGACCGGTTGATGCAAATACGGGTTCAGGATTGTCCAGCCCGAATGGCTGGAGCTGAGCAAGGTGTTGAAGCAATTCAGGAGTAATTTCATCGAGGTTGGCTATGGCATCGATTTTCAAGGTGGGCTGAAAAGTTGACTCCGGCAGTAGGGAAGCGTACTGATTTATTGCATTCTCAAACAACGGAATTAGGTCGCGGTTTATTTTGATTCCCGCTGCATAGCAATGTCCCCCAAAACTAATGAGGTGATCCTTGGTTTTTTCCAGTGCTTCGTAGAGATTGAAACCAGAAATTGACCGTCCGGAGCCCTTACCGATTTCCGCGTTAAGGGAAATCAGGATGCAGGGACGCCAGAATTCTTCTGCCAGTTTGGAGGCGACGATTCCAATTACTCCTTCGTTCCACCCTGGCCGGGCAAGCACCAGTACCCTCTGTTCATGTTTTGCTCCATCGATAATGAGGCGTCGAGCTTCGGTGAAAATAATATCCTCGAGCCGTTGACGAAAGCGGTTGAACTCCTCCAATTGATATGCCAGATTAATGGCGGTGTCGTCATCTTCAGTCAGAAGAAGCTCAAGGGCAAGTTGCGCGTGACTTACTCGCCCCGCTGCATTGATACGTGGAGCGACGACGAATGCAATGTCACGGGCCGAAAGTTTTCGAGAGTAAAGGCGGCTGGTTGCAAGTAGTGCCTTTATTCCTGGGCGGTTAGTTTTACTTAACGCAAGAAGTCCAAGGCGGGCGATGATTCGGTTTTCTCCCACAAGCGGGACTACATCAGCGATAGTTGCCATTCCGACTAAGTCAAGTAACGCGATTAATTCTTCTTTAGGAGATTTTAAAGAAGCCAGCAGCTGCCATGCCAGTTTGAAGGCAACACCAGCACCGGAGAGTTCTCGAAATGGATAATCGGAATCTGGGCGTTTTGGATTTACAAACGCAAGAGTGGGGAGCGAAGTTGTATTTGGTTCATGATGGTCGGTGACGATCACATCAATGCCGGCATCTCGTGCTAGTTTAAGATTTTCAATATCAGCTGAGCCGCAGTCAGTAGTAATAATTAACCTGATGCCATGTTTGATTGCGTGTTCAATTCCGGCACGAGAAATACCATACCCTTCATTCTGACGGTGAGGCAGGTAGTAAGTAACCACGCCGCCCAATTTTTTCAAGGTGGAGACGAGAATTGCCGTGCCGCAAATACCGTCGACGTCATAATCACCATAGACCAGTATCGCTTCTTGATTTTTGATCGCTGAGATAATTCGTTCAGTGGCGAGATTGATATCGGGCAGAGTATCAGGACGATGTAAACGCGCTGCCGAAGGATTGATGAATTCTCTGCACTCCTCAGCAGTTCGGCAACCGCGATGGTAAAGCAGCTGGATAATTATTGGGGGAAGATTGGTAGTTCGGACGAGTTCCTGAATCCTTTCTTCTTCAGTTATAGGCAGCTGCCATTGATGGTTCTGGAAAATTGCAGACACGGTATGTTTATAGCGAGATGAGGACGGAAGTCAAACGAATTGCAAATCACAATCAACGAATTTCATGCTTAATATAAGAAAGTGCTGAACGGGCAGCTTCATGATCGGGATCGAGTTGCAAACTTAAGGACAGGTATTTCTGAGCGTTAAGTAGATCGCCTATGCTAACATAAACAAGTCCAGTTAAGTAATATGCTTCCGGGTTAAGTGGGTTGATTTGTATTGCAAAATGATAATGGCGAAGTGCACTGATAAAGTCACGGCGCGCGACGGCAATCCGCGCTGCAGCGAGATGATGTATTTCCCGGGCTTCCGGAGAAAATCTTTGTAATTGCTCAAATTCGTGTTCAGCCTCAGCTATCCGGCGCATTCCGGCATAAAGTTCGATCAGACTGTAACGGGTTGAGTAGTTGTTCGGGTCATATTGCAGTGCTTTATTAAAAGCTTGAAGGGCAGGCATTGCATATTTCCGTTCTAAGTAGATGTTTCCCAGTTGAGTCCAGGCCTGAGCAGAATAATGGTTGCGATTCACCGGTATCAGATTACTTACTAGGTAAATTGCAAGACTGATTGGGAGCCACCGAATCCCGACTGATACACGTCGGTTTTTGTAAAAATGGTAGAGTTCGAGAAAGGTATAACTGGCAAATGGAAGAAATAACGGAATAGTGGGTGCGCGGAGTCGGGATAAAACATAAAACACGAGTGCGGAGATGAAATATCCACCTATGAAGACGTACAGAAGCCAGCGTTGCCGCCACTGTCTCCCAGCAAGGATGATACCGGGTATTCCAAGGGCTATGATTATGCCCCAGTTCAACCGGGCGAATTTGAGCACCCAGGAGAACGGTAATACCGTCTCAAAGTAATAATTGTTTGGCACTTCATAATTACAAAAGAATAATAGTAGTTTGCGCCACAAAAGCTTCAGGAACTTTCCCGGGGATGATGTGATGAATTTTAATCCCTGCTTGAACCACCATGATGATGCCTGTGACCAGGAGACTTCCTGTCCGTTTACAGTTTTAGCAATTTGTTTCAAGCGCTGGTGAGAAAAACCGAATCCGAGGTTCATATCCTTAACCGGCTGCCAGGTCCCATCAGCTTCCGAGTTGTTACCGAAATAGAAATTAATGCCTGAGTGGGCAGTAAACAGTACCGGGTCACGGGCAACCAGATAGTTGCGTAACGGCATGAGACCAACAACCACGATGTTTGCAACCGCAAATGAAATTGCAGAATTAACATGTACTTTGTGAAATTTAACAATACCCCAGATGAGAAGTGGTAAAAGGATAAGCAATTCTGGGCGGCAGATAACCAGCAGGCCGAAGCTAATCCCAGCCAGCAGGGCATGCCACCAGCGGTTTATTTTCAATAGTAACAAAATGGTCAAGAGTGTAAAAAAAACTGTTATTTCCACATAAAGCAGTGTACCGGTGTAGAAAATCAGAACACCGCATAATGCGAATCCCAGACCTGCAATAACTGCAGTTTTAAGATTGAACAGTCGCTCGGTAATTTTCATCAGCATGAAGCAGGAGATTACTGCCAACAGGGTCTGAAATATCTGTACTGGGACAACTTGGGGACCGAAAAGGCGATAGATAGTTGCCAGTAAATAAGGGTAAAGTGGACGCAGAAAGAACACCTCAGTTCCCCAGAAATTACCCTTAATAATTTCCAATGCCCAACGATGGTAAAACCAGGAATCAATTACTTGGGGTGTCAGGGATGAGAAAGGATGATGCCGCATTTCCAGAATAAACCACAATCGGACCAATAATGTAGCCGACAGGGGGAGCAGAATCGATAAAATTTTTTTTGATTTATTAAGCAATGGTGTGTGTTTTTCCTTCATCAGTCCTGCGGTACTAACATCATGGAGCAAAGGGCAGTTGGATAAGAAGAATGATTGTGGCGATGAGGAGGGTAATAACCGTAATGACAATTCCAGTGCCAATCCACTGGCCGAAATTGATCGACCGCCCGGTATACTTTTCATACGCACCGATTGCCACCAGGTTGGCACTGGAGCCGATCATTGTCAGATTGCCCCCGTAGCATCCTCCAATTAACAGACTCCACCAGAGAATTTTGCTATGAGGCAGGCCAATCTGTACCAGCGTTTTAACAATCGGAACAAGTGCAGCAACAATCGGCATATTATCAACAAAGCCTGAAGTTATGCCAGAAAACCAGAGAAGAAGTATGAGGCTTGAGCCTGTCAGTCCAGACTG is a window from the candidate division WOR-3 bacterium genome containing:
- a CDS encoding tetratricopeptide repeat protein, whose translation is MKEKHTPLLNKSKKILSILLPLSATLLVRLWFILEMRHHPFSSLTPQVIDSWFYHRWALEIIKGNFWGTEVFFLRPLYPYLLATIYRLFGPQVVPVQIFQTLLAVISCFMLMKITERLFNLKTAVIAGLGFALCGVLIFYTGTLLYVEITVFFTLLTILLLLKINRWWHALLAGISFGLLVICRPELLILLPLLIWGIVKFHKVHVNSAISFAVANIVVVGLMPLRNYLVARDPVLFTAHSGINFYFGNNSEADGTWQPVKDMNLGFGFSHQRLKQIAKTVNGQEVSWSQASSWWFKQGLKFITSSPGKFLKLLWRKLLLFFCNYEVPNNYYFETVLPFSWVLKFARLNWGIIIALGIPGIILAGRQWRQRWLLYVFIGGYFISALVFYVLSRLRAPTIPLFLPFASYTFLELYHFYKNRRVSVGIRWLPISLAIYLVSNLIPVNRNHYSAQAWTQLGNIYLERKYAMPALQAFNKALQYDPNNYSTRYSLIELYAGMRRIAEAEHEFEQLQRFSPEAREIHHLAAARIAVARRDFISALRHYHFAIQINPLNPEAYYLTGLVYVSIGDLLNAQKYLSLSLQLDPDHEAARSALSYIKHEIR